One genomic window of Macrobrachium rosenbergii isolate ZJJX-2024 chromosome 51, ASM4041242v1, whole genome shotgun sequence includes the following:
- the LOC136833137 gene encoding dynein light chain 1, cytoplasmic isoform X1 gives MFCCPSLLARMSSDRKAVVKNADMSEEMQQDAVDCATQAIEKFNIEKDIAAYIKKEFDKKYNPTWHCIVGRNFGSYVTHETKHFIYFYLGQVAILLFKSG, from the exons ATGTTCTGCTGCCCGTCGCTACTAGCAAG GATGTCGTCCGACCGCAAGGCTGTTGTCAAGAATGCTGACATGTCTGAGGAGATGCAGCAGGATGCTGTAGACTGTGCCACACAGGCAATTGAGAAGTTCAACATCGAGAAG GATATTGCTGCATACATCAAGAAAGAATTTGACAAGAAATACAACCCCACTTGGCATTGCATTGTAGGACGAAACTTTGGCAGTTATGTGACCCATGAGACAAAGCATTTCATCTACTTCTATTTGGGACAAGTTGCAATCCTCCTATTTAAGAGTGGCTAA
- the LOC136833137 gene encoding dynein light chain 1, cytoplasmic isoform X2, with amino-acid sequence MSSDRKAVVKNADMSEEMQQDAVDCATQAIEKFNIEKDIAAYIKKEFDKKYNPTWHCIVGRNFGSYVTHETKHFIYFYLGQVAILLFKSG; translated from the exons ATGTCGTCCGACCGCAAGGCTGTTGTCAAGAATGCTGACATGTCTGAGGAGATGCAGCAGGATGCTGTAGACTGTGCCACACAGGCAATTGAGAAGTTCAACATCGAGAAG GATATTGCTGCATACATCAAGAAAGAATTTGACAAGAAATACAACCCCACTTGGCATTGCATTGTAGGACGAAACTTTGGCAGTTATGTGACCCATGAGACAAAGCATTTCATCTACTTCTATTTGGGACAAGTTGCAATCCTCCTATTTAAGAGTGGCTAA